Below is a window of Desulfovibrionales bacterium DNA.
ATACCCTGCCTTCCCTTACGGCACTGATGAATTTCCACTGCGGATTGTCGAGGATATCCTGGGCCTTATAACCGGCATTCCCCCAGATAAATATTACATCAGGGTTCCAGGCTATTATCCGCTCTATCGGGACATCGGCATTTCTTCGCGGTATTTGAGCGGCCGGATTAACCCCGCCGATCAGTTTGAAGACATCATCCGTAACCCCAATGCCACAGGCTACAGAAGTGGGTTTCCCTCCGAGCCATAAGACCCTTTTTCTTTTATCTTCGGGTATCCTGGTCACCCTTTCTTTTATAAGTTTGAATATGCTCTCCATCCGGGCAATGCAGTGTTCGGCTTGTTTTTCTTTTCCAAACAGCCTTCCATGCAGCCTCATCACCCCGTAGAGTTCCTCAAGGTCCTCCGGATAGACGGCGATGACCTTCAGCCCCGTTTCCTCCATAAACCGGACAGTCTCCGGCTTGGATGTCCAGGTAATCACAACATCGGGGTTCAGTTTAAGAAGCGCCTCTATATTTACATCCATGCCGCTGCCGGCCGAAGGGACAGACTTCTCAATACCGGGTTTGGCGGCCTTCATTAAGTCATTGTCATACGCCCATCGGGCTATGCCGACGACCCTGTCCCAGATGCCGAGGGCCGGGATTAATTCGTAGGTCTGAAAGAATACGGCCCGTTTTACCGGGACAGGAATTTTAACCGTCCTCCCGATCTTGTCCTTATAGGTTATAACGGCAGCCCAGGAGGCGGAAGCCAGAAAGAGCACAATCAGACAAGGGATCAATATTCTCCACAGGCGGCGTTTTAACGAAAAGGCGGAGGGCTTCTTTCCCTTCTGACTCCTGACCGCTGTATTCTGACTTCTGACTCCTATCACCTAGAACCTCACGGCCATTTCTGCAAACCAGGCAGTGCCCGGGCTCTCATAGTAGTAGTAATAATCCTGGTCAAACAGGTTATCCACGGAGAGGGACAGCTCGATATTCTTGGACACATCGGCGCTCACCTTGGCATCTACGACAAAGTATGGGTCGTATGAGCCATAGACATACCGGAATGAGTCGGTGTTGTCATCGTTGGAATAAATCTTCCCGACATAGCGGCCAACGATGCTTCCTTTAAACCTCCGGTGGGCAAAATCAAGTCCAATGGAATACATATTTTTAGGGACATAGGTCAGTTGTTTCCCTTCGATGGTTGGATTAGACGGGTATTCAGTAATAACCGCATCGTCATAGGTCAGGGTGGCAAATGCCTCGAGGAAGGGATTGATTTTTTGACGTAATTCCAGCTCCACCCCTTTGACTTCGGCCTTGGCGGCATTCTGGTAGGTCTTGGTCTTGGATAGGGAAGTATCCGTGACGAGATATATCAGGTCCCGGACATAGTTTTCAAAATAGGTGGCCTTAAACCTGGTTCCGAAGGAGGTCTTCTGTTCCCAGCCCAGTTCCCAGGAAGCCGTAGTCTCAGGTTCCAGATTCGGATTGCCCCTGTAGGTCCAGCCGGTGGAAGAGACCCATGTCCGGTAGAGGTTATAGACATTGGGACTACGGAAGGCTGTACCGCCGGAGAGACGAAGGGTAGTCATCTCCCGGGGCTTATAGAGGAGCGAGATATTGGGAGAGAAGCTTTCATCGGTGCGGTCAGGATAGTTTACCGCTGCGGTCGCGCCGCTGCCGTCCGTATCATAAGAGCCGTCGTAGGTCTTCCAGTAATCGTAGCGGAGGCCCAGAAAGAGCGTCAGGTTTTTAGGCAGATGCCATTCATCCTGGGCAAAGAGGGCGTAGGTGCGATCCTTTCCTCCGGAGCAATAGGCAAGGCTGGTCTTGCTGTTTTCATCCTTCCAGAAGGAGAGGTTATACTCCTCACTGGTCGCCTCACCCTGTCGGTATGAAAGCCCCACGGTAAGGATATTTTCCGGGGCGACCATGAGATCGGATTGGATTTCGGCCTGGCAGGTTTTGCTCGGCGATTCCGAGACCTTGCCCGTACCGCTATCCCAGGTGGCTGAACTATTGGGCGTAGTGTACCAGTTTTTGCTTCGGTCGATAAATCCGGCATTCAGTTTGAGGGAACAGCGGTCAGCCGGCTGCGTCTCTATGCGGAGGGTATATATGTCCGCAGCCGTCTTTCCCTCCCCATTTAGAGAATTGGATTCGCTTAAAGACGCCTTTTGTGCCGGATTATCGAAGGTTACGGATCCGCTTATGACCGGGTCGCCGGAGGCATCCCGCAGATAAGACTCATATCGGTCATAATCATAGGCGCGCTGCTGGCGGACATATCCCAAGGTAAGTTTTGACGCCTTGGGCAGGTCCAAAGCAACCTTGGCGTCAAAGTTGCCTTGTGACCAGGTGTTATTACCTTTATCGCCCACGATATAGGCCGTACCACCCGTGCTTGTATTGGTCCTGGTCCAGCCGGTTACAGCGGTTCCTGCCCCGACTGAGGTAGTCTTCGTGACCAGCTCAGTGGGGTAGCCGTCCGTATCCAGATATTCCGCACCCAGCCTGAAGCTGATGTTATCCAGTACCTTGTTGCCATAACCCAGGCGGGTTGACCAGGTCTGGTCGGTTCCGTATCCGGCCTTGAACAGGATTTCCTGCTTTTCCGGCATCCGGGTAATGATGTTTACTACGCCGCCCATGGCATTTCCGCCATAAAGGGCAGAGACCGGCCCCCGGACGACCTCAATCTGTTCGACAGATTCGACAGGCAGCCCGGCCCACTCCACGCTATTCGTATAACTGTCATTTAATGGAAGACCATCCAGTAAAATAGCGGTACGCTCTTTTCCCGGCAGGCCGCGGAGCGAGATATGGGCTAGTGTGTCCATCAGGCCCTTGCCGCGGCGTTCGAAGACGCCCGGCAGTTCCCGCAGGGCCTGATCCAGGGCCTGGATGTTTCTCTTGCTGATATCTTCCCTGGTTACCACGCTGGCGCTGGCCGGGACATTTTCTATTTCCTGAGGAGTCTTGGTAGCGGTTACGATTATCTCTTTTATTACCGCCGTATCCTTTGTCTCTTCAGCAATCCCGGACGCGGGGGGTAAAAATACCGTAAACAGAATGACCAAAAGCCACAAACAACACATCTTTAAATCTCCCTTCTTCACAGAGTTTGACAAAAAACCTCAACTCTGTTACGAAGAGAGTTGAGGTGCGTCCGTCTCTGGCGAAACGTACTTCCTGGAAAGGCAGCTCACATCCTGGCAGAGGGGGCTGCCTTTTCCTTATTTTTCCTTCAGCACCATACGGTGATCGAGAAAGTTTATCTCCTGAATATCAGCCTCTACGTACATCTCTTTTCCCAGAAGACCGCGGAGGTATATCTTGCCGTCTTCCGGACGGAGAATAATGACGCTGTCCATCAGGAGTTCTTCCTTGTCATCTTTTAAGATATAGGCGTTTGTCTCACACATTCTGTCCCTCCTTTTTTACAAATAGTCATTAGTCATTGGTTAAGTTGGAAGGATGGATCACTTTTACCAGTGACGAGTGACGCTTTTGAACTTGTGCGTTATCTGTTTACCAACTTAAATACCAGCGGTACATCCAGAGAAAGCTTGTTCATGGCCAGTTCCTTTGGGATGGACGGAAATCTGCTGATGCGCCTTACCGTCCGTTCTGCTGCCTTATCCAGGATACTGAACCCGGAAGACTTGACGACTCTCAAATCCTCTACCTTCCCATCCTGGCATATGACGAAATGCAAATCTACGGTCCCTTCCCGGCTGTTTCTTTGGGCCCACAAAGGATATTCTTTATATTCTTCCAGCAGGGTCCGGATAAGGGCTAAGTATCCTTCAAAGACGTTGTGTTTTTGGGCCGCAGAAGCAGGACCGGGAGAGGAGTTCGCCTCTGAACCGGACGTTCCGGCCAGCATAGCACTCAGAAACGGGCAGGGAGAAGGTTGCCGTGCCACAGCCGGCGTCTCATTTTCCATCTTGCCTTCATTTGCAGGGACGGATGTCTCTTCCGGCGGCAGCTTCTCAGCCTGTACTGTCTCTTTAGGCGTAAGCGGCTGCGCTGCCTTTGTATTTTTTTTAACGGTTCTCTTTCCGGCCTGACTTGTTGCCCTTACCGGTGGAACATGCGCCGGGGCAGTAACCTCAGAAAATACAAAACTGAGGACAGGGGCCGGCAAACGGTGCGGCGGTACCTTGTTTTTGAGATCCATTCCCCACAGGAAGAGGACATGTAAGAGGCAGGAGACCAGAAAGAAATAAGGTATGTTGTCAGCGGCCCTTCTCACCGGTCTTTTTCCTCCGCTGAAAGAAGCAGGCCGCGGGCGCCGGCCAGCCGTATCTCGTCCATTACTGAAACCAGGGTTTGCACCCGGCAATCCCGGTCGGACTTGACCACAACCTCTTTCCTGCCGGTTTCGGCCAGCCGCATCTGTAAGGCCTGACGCAGGTCCCGTAGGCCAACTTCGATCTCGTCCACAAAAACCCGGCCTTGCCGGTCGATCGAGACTGTAAGGGGGATGGGCCGGGAAGCCCCGGCCACCTTTGACCGGGGGAGTTCGAGACTGATCCCGGTTTCCTCTATAAAATGGGCCGACAGCATAAAAAAAATGAGGAGCAGAAAGACCATGTCTATCAGCGGAGCCATGTCCAGCCCTAAGGATTTTTTTTGAGTACGGCGGATGGTTACCAGCATCTGTTTTCCATTTAATCCTGGATTATGAGTTCTTTCTCTCCTACGGCGACGCTACCGACCCCTGACTTTCCTCAACCGTAGCTAACAGTCGGGAGGCGGCCATTTCTACCTCACCTGCCAGGCTGTCCACTTTTCTTTCCAGGACAAAGTGACAAAAGGCGGTAGGAATGGCCACAGAGAGTCCGAAGGCCGTGGTAAGCATGGCCTCCCAGATACCGCCAGCCAAGGCCATGGCGTTTACCTTGCCGCCGATGTGTTCAATTACCTGAAAGGCCTGGATCATCCCGGTAACTGTGCCAAGAAGCCCCAAAAGAGGCGCAAGTTGCACAACCAGGGGAAGAATCTTTATCCGGCCCTCGATATTGTCCACGGCCTGGCTCCCCACGGCTGAAGCAATCTCGATGAGCTCTGCCCGTTTCTTTCCTTCGGAAATATTCAGGATCAGGGCGGTCAAAACTACAGCCACCGGGTTTCTGTTGCCGCTGACGAGTGAAAGAGCGCTATCACCCCCCCCGGCATTAACGGCCCGGACTATCGTGTTCAGGTCCACCCTTGGCGTCCTGGCCAGGCGGTAAAGACAAAAAGAGCGCTCCAGAATAATGGCCAGGGCCAATATGGACAGAAAGAGAATGGGGTACATGACAACCCCACCCTGGAAAAAATAATCTATCAAGGCAAACTCCTTAATTTTAATATCTTCTGAAAATAAACGTTTAACAGCCCCGCCGGGGGCTGTCAAGCATAAGTTCTTTCGGGCCGTATGACCCAATTGAGCAGACACAGAAGCGGCAGAAAGGGCCAAATAGTAGCACGAAAATTAATAAAGTGTTACTTAACAAACTTGTACGCGATTGTCAATAAGTGGGTGTAGAAAACTTGCAAAAAGTTTGTGATGCTATAAAGACGGTGAGTGATGGATGAATTAATAGCTGATTTCTGATTAAACGCTTATCTTTCTGCCTGTAAGTTGTAGCTCTTCTCTATACCTCTAACCAAAAAGGTCAAGACCTCATTTACTGGACATGGAATCCCCAGAGCTTTTGCTTCCTTCACTATAGCCCCGTTTATGGCCTCGATTTCAGTCCGCTTCTTATTCAAGACATCCTGCAACATCGAGGAGCGATTTTCGGCTGTGGCCAGGCAGGCCGCTTTTGCCTCCTCCACGGCCTGGGGATTGACCTGGAGGCCCTTGCCGCGGGCCACGGCAAGGGCCTCGGTAATGGCTATAGCCATGAGATTCTGTATCTCCGGGAATTTTACCAGATCGCCGTTTTTAAGCCTGGTCAGGGCCGAGAGGGCATTAATTCCTACATTGATGAAGAGTTTATTCCAGACGATTTCTTCGATGTTCTCCACTACTTTTGTGACCAATCCAGCAGCAGTTAAGATCTCGGCCAGCTTAACAAGTTGTCCTCGCATCTTCTCATCCGAAAGAAAAGACCCTATGTAGGTTGGTCCCTCCCCTGCATGGCGGATGTGTCCGGTTTCAACCAGGGTTACGCCGTGAAAGGTGACGCCAACAGCGATTTGTCTCTCCAATAAGACCTTTTTAAGGACCTCGACATGGCCCAGACCGTTTTGCAGGGTGAGGACTAAGGTATTTTGATGAATGAGCGAGGGTAACAGAGATGCCGCTGATTCCGTGTCATAGGATTTTACACAGATGATGACCAGATCGCACGGGCCGATGCCGGCCGTATCAATGGTTACCTTAAGGGGAATAGACGTAACCCCGGTGGGTTCCTCCAGCAACAGACCATGCCTTACGAGATAGGCGGCTCGCTCTTCGGACTTGTCCAGAAACCGGACATCCAACCCCAGACGGCTTAAAAGGCCGCCAAAGAAGAGTCCGATGGCGCCCGGGCCGATCACTGCCACCCGCAGTAGTGTACTAATATGAGAATTTGTATCCATTTAGCTGTTTGAAAAAGTATTCTTAAATCCCTCCCGACCTCCCTTTTCTAAAGGGAGGAGAAATACTTCCCCCTTTGGAACAGGGGGATTGAGGGGGATTTTTGCTCTTATGTCGCCTTGCTCGGGCATATTTTTCAAAAACCTAACGTGTTACGAGAATCCTTATTTTGTTCCCATGAGGGAACCAACAGATGCCCTCTCCCTTGAGGGTGAGGGGAAGAGGCTTTTCTCTGCGTTCTTTGCGCCCTCCTGCGGCGGATCTACGATGCTCTGCGGTGAGATCTTTTGGTTGCGGCCATGCCGTGCTGCGCACTCATGCGGAATGTCGGTCAAAACAGAGACTCCTGGTTTGATTCCCTGGGCTTCTGATTGAGGTATTGATAGGCAAGGCGGGTGGCAACCCGGCCGCGGGGTGTACGGCTTATGTACCCGCACTGGATCAGGTAAGGCTCATAGACGTCTTCAATCGTATCTTTTTCTTCACATACTGCCGTGGAGAGTGTATCCAGGCCGATAGGCCCGCCGTCAAATTTCTCGATAATCGTAAGGAGTATCTGGCGGTCCATCCGGTCAAATCCGCGATCGTCCACCTCCAGCATATGCAGGGCGGCGTCCGCTACATTTTTGGTGATTACTCCGTCGGCCTTCACCTGGGCAAAATCACGGACACGACGCAGGAGGCGGTTGGCGATACGGGGGGTGCCCCGCGAACGGCGTGCTATCTCGAAGGCCCCTTCTTTGTCGATAGAGATGCCCAGAATTCTTGCGGAGCGCGTGATAATGATCTCAAGTTCCTCCGGTGTGTAAAAGTCCACACGCAAGACCACGCCAAAGCGGTCTCGCAAGGGGGGGGTCAGAAGCCCGGCCCGGGTGGTGGCCCCTACTAAGGTGAAGCGCGGAAGGTCAAGTTTGATGCTCCGGGCGCTGGGGCCCTGGCCGATAATGATGTCCAGTTGATAGTCTTCCATGGCCGGATAGAGCATTTCTTCTACTACGCGGTTCAACCGGTGGACCTCATCGATAAAAAGGACATCATTATCTTTCAGATTAGTGAGGATGGCGGCTAAGTCGCCTGTTTTTTCAATAACCGGGCCGGAAGTAGCCCTTATATTCACTGAAAGCTCATTAGCTAAGATATACGCCAGGGTAGTCTTGCCCAGTCCCGGGTGACCGTGAAAGAGCACATGATCCAGGGATTCTTTCCGGTTCCGGGCCGCCTCGATAAAGACACGCAGATTAGCTTTCAGGTTTTCCTGGCCGATGTATTCTTCCAGGTTCCGGGGGCGCAGATTGTTCTCATAACGGGCTTCGTCGTCTTCGATGGTCGGCGCTATCGGCGAGGGTCGCTTTTTGTCTTCTTTAGTTGAGGTCATGGCCGTGCTATAACCCTTAGTACCTGTTTTAATATCTCTTCCAGAGAAAGCAGGCCCTTATTCTCCCTTTCAACTCCGGCCATGGCTGCTTCCGCAGCGGCCTTTTTATAACCAAGATTGACCAGGGCAGAGACGGCATCTGCGTAAAGCCTCTTGTTTTCTGCAGTCACCGGGATAACGGCAGGCCAGGATTCAGACGTTTTTTTACCTATCTTGTCCCTTAATTCGATCACCATTCGTTCTGCCGTCTTTTTGCCTACGCCCGGGATACTGATTATCCGGCTTACATCTCCCGATAGTATGGCCTGTTCCAGCTCAGTCACACCGATGCCTGAAAGGATGTTAAGCGCCAGTTTGGGGCCTATACCTGAAATACTTATCAGGGACATAAACATTATCTTCTCGGCCATAGTCTTAAAGCCATAAAGCTGCAACACATCTTCCCGCAGGTGTGTATAGGTGTGCAGGCTGACCGGGCTATCCGCCTCCGGCAACTCATAAAAGGTGGAAAGCGGGATGAACACCTGATAGCCGACTCCATTTACGTTGAGGATGGCATATTCCGGCGATTTATAAAGTACATTTCCTTCCAAGCGGGCGATCATCGGTATTAACCTGATATAGTAGTGTGAATATGGCAGATAGCCACGGCCAGGGCATCGGCGGTATCCGGAGACGGCATTTCCTTCAGACGCACCAGGGCCTGCACCATCTTTTGCACCTGCTGTTTACTGGCCTGCCCATAACCTACGACGGCCAGTTTCACTGCCCGGGGTGAATATTCATAGATTTCCAGACCGGCCTCGGCTGAGGCCAGCATGGTTACACCTCTTACATGGCTTAGCTTTATAGCCGACTGAGGATTTTTGGCCAAAAAGACGCCCTCTATCGCCACATCATCCGGCTCAAAATCATTGATGACGGTCCGCATGGATTGATAAATGTCCTTCAGGCGCACCGCAAAAGATTGCCGGGCCGACGGACGAATCAAACCGCTATGGACATGGATCAGGCCGTTATTTCCCTTCTCCAGTATAGCAAATCCGGTTACTATTGAACCGGGATCAATGCCCAGGACTCTCATCATAATAATTATGTTCTAATCGTTAACCGTTCGGTATCAGTTTAGCTGTTTGAAAAAGTATTCTTAAATCCCTCCCAACCTCCCTTTTTCAAAGGGAGGAGAAACGCTTCCCCCTTTGGAAAAGGGGGATTGAGGGGGATTTTGGACCTTATAGCGCCTTGCCTAGGGCGTATTTTTCAAAAACCCAAAGTGTTACAACGTTCGAACGATCCTGATTCTGACAGGAATCAGCCGATAGCCTCCAGGATAGCGTCAGGTATATCAAAATTGGCATAGGCATGCTGGATATCATCGTAGTCCTCCAAGGCCTCCATTAACCGCAATACCTGTTGGGCCTGCTTTTCGTCTTCTATCTGCACCGTGGTCTTGGGAAGCATGGTGATTTCAGCTGCCAGATAAGGGACATTTTGTTCATCCAGGGCCTTTTTTACGGCCTCGAAATCAGACGCCGGGGTTACTACCTCATATTCTTCCTCTTGCTCGCGCACATCCTCGGCGCCGGCCTCTAAGGCGATGTCCATCAGCTTTTCCTCGTTTACGGCCTTCTTATCTACGGTGATGAGACCTTTCTTATCAAACAGCCAGGCCACGCAGCCGTTTTCTCCCATGTTGCCGCCGTTTTTGCTGAATATGTGCCTTATATCCGAAACCGTCCGGTTTTTATTATCCGTCACGCTTTCCACCAGGACAGCCACACCGCCCGTCCCGTAACCCTCGTAGATCACCTCTTCGTAGGATTGCCCTTCCAGTTCGCCGGTTCCTTTTTTAATCGCCCTTTCGATATTATCCTTAGGCATATTTTCGGTCCTGGCGTCGGCTACAGCCGCCCTCAATCTTGGGTTCATGTTGATATCTCCGCCGCCCAGGCGGGCTGCCACAATGATTTCCTTGGCCAGCTTTGTAAATATCTTGCCACGTTTGGCGTCGGTAGCGCCTTTCTTACGTTTGATAGTACTCCACTTGGAATGGCCGGACATAACTGCTTGATTCCTCCTGCTATATTACTTTATCTGTTGTTTGTTGCCCTTTGCTGCTGATCTGCCAGAGGCGGAACAACGAACCACTGACGGGTATGGGCGGCATCCGTCCTCTACGGCCTTTTGTTCAAGGCCAGTATAAAGACCTCTTTGCTTTCCGGTCGCGAGCCCTTAGGTTTGAAAAACCTTACCTGGGCGAAGGCCTGCTCGATTTCTTTTTTGAACGCCGGCAAGTCTTCGCCCTGAAAGACCTTGACGAATAATGTCCCCCCGGTCCTGAGTAATGCTCCGGCTATTAAAAATGCCGCACGGGCCAACTCAATAGACTTTGTGTGATCCACGATCTTTACGCCCGAGGTCTGCGGGGCCATATCACTCAAGACTACATCAAAGGCGTCCCGGGTTTTTTTTATTTCTTCCGGGTCCAGGGCCAGGACATCCGCCTGCAAAGATCGCGTGTTAGGGCCGGGCAGTGATTTTAATTCCTGTTGGTCGATACCCAGGACGAAGCCCTGCGGCCCTACCGCCTCGGCGCAATACTGTAACCAGGATCCCGGGAAACAGCCGAGATCCAAGATTACACCGCGCCTGTGCAGGAATTTATATTTTTCATCTGCCTCTTTTAATTTATAGACGGAACGCGCGGCGTAATGCTCTCTTTTTGCCTTGTAAAAATAATAATCCTTGACTTTGCGCCGCAACATATCTTGAAATTATATTATTTACTGCTGTTTGACAAGGGATTTTGTGCGTTGATTTATCGGGCCGTCTGTAGTATAGATTTGAAATAACTGAAAAATATTATGAGGAGGGAGCCATGTCTATAAAAGCGTATGTACTTATCAACACGGCCATAGGCAAGACCGCTGAGGTGGCGAAGACCGTTTCCAGGATAAAAGGCGTTAAAAAGCTGGATGTCATAATGGGGCCGTATGATATTATTATTGAGGTCGAGGCCAAGGATCACGATGAACTCTCGGACGTGGTTCTTACCAAGATACAAACCATAAAGGCCATACGGCACACCATGACCTGCCCGGTGGTAAAGATGCAGGAAGAGAAAAAGGCCGGGAAGGGAAAGTCTGTCAAGGCATAGTTTTTAGATACGCCAAAACCAAATGGCTAACCGTTACATATCCAGGACAGCCGGAACGGCTGTCTTACCCCATAATTGCTCGTTTGTCACTGGTAGTCTGCCAAAGACGGATCGCCCCGGCGCGTTATTCAGGGGACGAACTGCCGGATATTTCTGCTCCATCATGGTTTGTCTCATCTTGATTTTTGGGGTTACCGCCGGAGCCTTTGCCCTTACGACAGAGGAAATCATAAAACTAAAAAAGGCCGGGGTAAGTGACGAGACCATCCAGCTTCTCATTAAGACCGAGCACGAGGAGCGGGAAAGGCATAGGAGATATGACCCGGGGCGTATGGTAGGCTCTAAGGAGATTACCTTATCCGATGGGCGAAAACAGATCATCTATTACAGTATTACAGATCCTGTCGAGGCGGAAAGACAACGTAAAGAAGAAGAGGAAAAATTAGAGAAGTCCTGGGATGTCCTGAAACATTTGATTATTGACCAGAGAACGAATAACTAAATACAACACCGCCGTCTGGCCTCGGCATTGTCCAGCCGCAGCCAGTGCCCCCTTGACTTATACCACCAGGTCTGTCCATCAAACTTGGCAGCCAATGTGCCGTGGAACCGCATCATTTTTTTGACCTGTTCTGCGGAATAAGGATTACAGTAAGTTCCGCTGGTCTCCCCGTCGGGACGGGCAGCCGCAAAAATCAGCCACGCGGTCAGGCCTATTATCAGCAGAAGAATCCACTTTTGTATAGATGACTTCCGTTCCATAAGGCGGCTTTCTACCCGGATAAGGACGTGCGTGTCAAGGTTTTTTTGCATATCTTATTGATAACAAAAGGGAAAAACAGCTATTTCTTTTCTCTGCTTCTTCTG
It encodes the following:
- a CDS encoding Lrp/AsnC ligand binding domain-containing protein — its product is MSIKAYVLINTAIGKTAEVAKTVSRIKGVKKLDVIMGPYDIIIEVEAKDHDELSDVVLTKIQTIKAIRHTMTCPVVKMQEEKKAGKGKSVKA